The proteins below come from a single Esox lucius isolate fEsoLuc1 chromosome 7, fEsoLuc1.pri, whole genome shotgun sequence genomic window:
- the LOC105028967 gene encoding sodium- and chloride-dependent betaine transporter, with amino-acid sequence MEREVGNREQWSSKTEFLLTVCGNVVGLGNVWRFPYLCYKNGGGAFLVPYLLYVVLCGLPLFLLETSIGQYTQQGIVTSWRSLCPLAEGVGRAELLILIYDSIIYLVILAWTLFYLVFSFSSQLPWASCDNSWNTDQCVDFTSPNQTANWTTIINTTSAAVEFWELRVLAISGGIDEVGSVRWELMLCLLACWAVCYFCIWKGIRYSGKVVYFTATFPYLMLLVLLVRGLTLPGAWEGVQYYLYPDPIRLADPQVWMEAGTQVFFSYCVGRGSQTVLGSFNKYNNNCYKDSFWLCLLNGCTSFVAGFAVFSVLGFMAHNQGVSVAMVAESGPGLAFIAFPQAAAMMPLPQLWTVCFFVMLLLLGIDTQFVIMEGVITSFTDLFPVTLRRPRYREAFVLFFCLCCFLLQLSLITEGGIFVFQLIDYYGCSGACVLFVAVFESLAVGWIFGADQMENAIKDMTSQKPCILFRLCWRYLTPLVSLGSFILHMVDYKPLKFNHWYVYPDWAYELGWTMALSSILLVPLWGIGRICLGTGSLKQRLAVLCHPDDKLPLTQKGKGESKDGHELESIMI; translated from the exons ATGGAAAGAGAGGTAGGGAACCGGGAGCAGTGGAGCAGTAAAACAGAGTTCCTACTCACAGTCTGTGGTAATGTAGTCGGCCTGGGAAATGTATGGAGGTTCCCCTATCTCTGCTATAAGAACGGTGGTG GTGCCTTCCTAGTTCCCTACCTGCTGTATGTTGTGCTATGTGGTCTTCCTCTATTCCTCCTGGAAACATCAATTGGTCAGTACACCCAACAAGGCATTGTAACCTCTTGGAGGAGCTTATGTCCGCTTGCTGAAG GTGTGGGCAGGGCAGAGCTACTCATCCTGATTTATGACTCTATTATTTACCTTGTGATCCTGGCCTGGACTCTCTTCTACCTGGTGTTCTCTTTCAGTTCTCAGCTACCCTGGGCCAGCTGTGACAACTCTTGGAACACAG ATCAATGTGTGGATTTCACTTCACCAAACCAAACAGCCAACTGGACAACAATAATCAACACTACTTCTGCTGCTGTTGAGTTCTGGGA GCTTCGTGTGTTGGCAATCTCTGGAGGCATTGATGAGGTGGGCAGTGTAAGATGGGAGCTGATGCTCTGTCTACTTGCTTGTTGGGCAGTCTGCTATTTCTGTATCTGGAAAGGAATAAGGTACTCAGGAAAG GTAGTGTATTTCACCGCCACTTTTCCCTATCTGATGCTCTTGGTTTTGTTGGTGAGAGGGTTAACTTTACCTGGAGCTTGGGAGGGAGTTCAGTATTACCTGTATCCAGACCCTATCCGCCTTGCTGACCCCcag GTCTGGATGGAAGCAGGaactcaagtgtttttttcctaTTGTGTTGGACGGGGCAGTCAAACGGTTCTGGGAAGCTTCAATAAATACAACAATAACTGTTACAA AGACAGCTTTTGGCTGTGTCTGCTGAATGGTTGTACCAGTTTTGTGGCTGGTTTTGCAGTCTTCTCAGTGCTGGGATTCATGGCACACAACCAGGGGGTTTCTGTCGCCATGGTGGCAGAGTCAG GTCCTGGCTTGGCATTCATCGCCTTCCCCCAAGCGGCAGCCATGATGCCCTTGCCTCAGCTCTGGACTGTCTGCTTCTTCGTCATGCTACTTCTTCTGGGAATAGACACACAG TTTGTCATAATGGAGGGCGTGATCACCTCTTTCACAGACTTGTTTCCTGTTACTCTCCGAAGACCGAGATATCGAGAGGCATTTGTCCTATTCTTCTGTCTCTGTTGTTTCCTCTTGCAACTGTCTCTTATCACGGag GGAGGGATCTTCGTGTTCCAACTCATTGATTACTATGGCTGCAGCGGAGCATGTGTCCTCTTTGTGGCTGTATTTGAGTCACTGGCAGTGGGGTGGATCTTTG GGGCAGATCAAATGGAGAATGCCATTAAAGACATGACCTCACAGAAACCGTGTATCCTCTTCAGACTGTGCTGGCGTTACTTAACCCCTCTGGTGTCTTTG GGTTCCTTCATCTTACACATGGTGGACTACAAGCCCCTCAAGTTTAACCACTGGTATGTTTACCCAGATTGGGCATATGAACTAGGCTGGACCATGGCCCTTTCCTCTATCCTCCTGGTGCCACTC